The window TCTATAAAACCATCCTTTAGGTGACGATTTGGTCACCCCTGAAACGGTACATTTGGAAGAAGAAACCTCAAGAATTTCCTTTCCTCAGAGCTTACCAGacttctagagagagagagagaaaattttttataagaaaagtgATTTTTTTCACCGAAATTAAAGAGAAACGCGCTCAAAGGTCTCTTAAGATCGGAACCTGAAATGGATTAGGTTTCTAGGGTTCGATCTATCCTCTTTCGTTTGATTgtatatttgtttgtttatttgtcgCTAACTGTTCGATTTCGGATTCAATTTAACGAACAATAAATTTATCGTTCTAACCCGCGATTGTGATTGGAGGCTGTGAAGAATCAGTCTTTAGGGTTTGGTTCCATTCAATTAGTGGAAAAACGATGAACGATCAGTCACAGATGATGAATCAGCAGCCTTCGCAGATGTTGAACCAGATGATCAGCCAGCCCCCGCCTCCCCAGATTCAGATGATGGCTCAGTCCCAAGCTCAGCAGCCTCAGATTATGATGATGAACCAGTCTAAGCAGCAGTCGCAGCCTCTGCCCATGTTGAACCGGGGATACAACAAAGTGTGGCCCCAACACGCTTCGATGGATCATCCTAGCAATAAGTTTCAtagttcttcttctttgaaGCCCAATTACACGGCGGCTTTAAAGCCTGGTCGAAGCAATTGGAAGGGCAAGAAGGTGCCTGATAAGCACAAGAATCCGAGACGGATGGAGAAATCAATGTCAATTCCCATGCCGATGCCAAACCCGGCGATAACCGGTCCGAGTGGTAGTGGGGGAGGGTACAAACCCCCGGCTCTTTACGAATTGCAGTCCCAGAATAGATTTAAATCCCGGAAATTCCACCAGAAGAAGAAGTATAACAATCGGGTTGCGCCTTATGCGCCTAGGAACACGACGTCGTTTATAATCAGGGCAAAGAAGACTGGTGGGATTGCTGATCTGGTGTCCCCGTGTCCTGTGACGCCGGCGGTGCTCCCTACGCCAATATTCTCCCCCTCGAGGGAAGTGTTGGGGGATATGGCAAAGGAGGAGTGGGGTGTTGATGGGTATGGGTCAATGAAAGGGTTGATTCGACTTCGGTCACCGGGTGGGAATGAACacgaggaagaggaagaggacgaGAATGGTGGGTCGAGTGAGAGTGATGTGGAGGAGCACGTGGAAGTGGAGAGGAGGTTGGACCATGACTTGAGCCGCTTCGAGATGATATATCCAAATTACAGTGGGTTTGAGTACCATAATGTTTTGGAGAATAGGGTTGATGATCAGGATTCACATATAGCGCAGTTGGAGGAGGAGAATTTGACGTTGAAGGAGAGGCTTTTCTTGATGGAGAGAGAGCTGGGGGACTTGAGGAGGAGGTTGCAATTCCTAGAGAGACAGAACCAAGTGATGGGGGATGTGAATGAGGAGGTGGTGGAGAATGGGTCTGAAAACGAAAGCGAGGGGGGGTTGGATGCCCCAGCTTTAATGGGTTTCGAGAATAATGCAGACATGGAGTATGTGCCTGGAAAGGGAGTGAAGGAAAGAACTACTGATAATGAGAATGATGTGGCATCGGGTAATGAGGGTGTAAGCGGTGTTTGTATGGAAGAGTTTGAAGAAAGGAATGAGCTTCTACCGAAAGAAGTGATTGCCGATGAAAATAAGCCTAAAGGTGAACAAATTGTGAAGGAAAATGTGGTAAAGGATGCGGATATGAGGACTGAGTCTGTAAGGAATGAAGTCATTGCAGTTGAGAATGACGCCAAGAATGAAGAACGAAGGAACGAGTTATTACCAAATGAAGCCGCCATTGCAGAGGAGGTCAAAGTTGAAAAGGTTGCAAATAAATTTGTGTCTGATGTAGAATTGACTTCGGTCAACGATGGGACTGGAATTGAGAAGGCAATGGATAAGATTGTTGTGGGGGAGAACGAGTTCACGAATGAGGAACTGAGGAATGTGTTCTCAGAGAAGAGCATTGGCGACGGTGACTAGTTTGTCCCGCGTTAATGTAAGTAGCTTCTCTGAACAGATAGATCTCGAGAACATCTAAATTACCGTCGTTGATTTGTGCAACATATGGATATGGGAGATAGAATAGAATGTAGGttattagttttctttgttTGTAGTTGGTCTGATGAGGAGAGACGCAGAGAACTGGCATTGTTCTCCACATGCTGCCATCATTCCGCGTAATAACATCTGTAGGCTTATTAGGTTCTACTTTCTTagttcttttcccttttctttggGTGCAAGGctaattttgaaaagaaactgTGAATTTGTATGCTAAATCTGATGACTTATTATGCACTTATGCTTCTGTTTTTTCCCCacgggagtttttttttttctttcttctttaagtATATTGTTTCTGGTTCAATGCATTGTTGATTCTTTCGTTTGATTTCTTTTGCATATTTgccaataaatttctttttgctATCTGTTAAAAGGGAAGATCTTTTTGTTGTTACGCTGAAAAGCTGTGTAGGAACTTTAGAATGAGTTTTGTTTCGTATGGAAGTGGTTTTTGAAGTAGTATCTAATACCTGACGTCTTGGTGAATTTTGCTGGTGTATGCAGTTGCTTGTGTGCTTGTGCGGGGGGGATCTGCTAGTTGGTAAACGTCCTGTGTAAATGGTTATGCTTTTTGCAgtcttcaataaaatttttcatttctaacCGTGGCCTCTTACTTTCCAATGGAGAGATTAAGGTAGATCAGATTAAATTTTGATGGATCAGCTGCAGAGGGTTAGAAATTCTTTCGATTCAACGCCTTCATTTTTATGCTCATAATGAGTTTACTTGAATTTTCTGGCAGACATTAGAGTCCAAAGGCCTCCCCACTACTTCATTATATGAGGAAAGTTTATGCAATTCTTGTGTTGCTGGTCATGGCGTATAGGATAATCAAAGGATAATCCTGATAACTCACACACTTCACTAAAtgagttaaaagaaaatatatgaattgaacAATTACTATTGAGCACTTTAATTGTACAGTTGTAGTGTGGCCACGATTGTTGCTTTCAAGGTGGGGGGAGAAGGGAGGTGAGATGTTAAAGGTCAACTCGTCCTTTGGATGGTTTTTGAGGTTGAATCCTGTTTGAATGTGCTCTTTGCTCTTATTTCCTTGGAAAGTGTATTAGGAGAATGTGCCTTCAAAGGttcccccccccttttttttttggttagcaCTTGGCTGCTCGCCTCGTTtgattgagatgaaatgagacaaGACGAgttagattaaagttaaaaattgaataaaatattattagaatatatttttttaatattatttttattttgagatttgaaaaagttgaattatttatttgattttgtatgagaatttaaaaaagttgtaatgataagatgagataagataagttgtgAAACTAAACGAGGAAAGATCTTTATCCATGGGAtgggataatctaagaaagagggTATTGGATAGGTGCTCTGTGTAGCAAAATGGAAAAAGTAAGCATCAATTTTTGCTACATTGAGTTGGTCAGGGAATCAAGGACGACGATATTAAACGCCTTTGCGATTGAGTGGGTTATCACCCAACAACAGGTGGTGGAGTAGGAATGTTCGCTGAATCCCTTGGAGACCATAGGAATGTTCGCTGAATCCCTTGGAGACCATAGAAATTCTGATGTTTGGCTGATGGTTTGGTAAGAACACAATATGCAAACTTTTGAAGACGGTCGAAGATTGAGAAAGGATGATGTTGAATTTAAAAGCAAATATCTAGCATTCTCTATAGGAAAGTAGTTCTGCTACAGGTACACGAGGTTGGGTGCCTTTGGGGGAATCGGCTGATATGacgatatattaaaaaaaaaaaaaaaactcaaaaaacacaaaatgagAGAGGAACGAAATGAAACCCATTGGTGCCGTCTTCAAGCTCAATGATGAACACTCCCCCACATCGTTTACATTCTCCCTGCCCAGAAACCACAACCGCATTCTTTTCCCTCATTCGCCAACCTAACGACGAAGCCATTGCACCACCCTTGTGAAATAGCCAAACTATGAGCCCAAAACCCTAATGAAGATTGAATATTGACAGAATCTTTGTTGCTcacaaaataattgtatattcACACACTAATTGATACACGAATAAGAATAGAATAAATACATGTTTTACAGGTTCTATTCTAAGTAAGAAGACTAAAATTGTGGCTGAAGTTTCTGTTTGTTACATAGTCAAACAATCATAAATCCTTTGTGATTTTCTAACTGTTACAATCGTGCTTCATGCATGATGCTCAGCTTGATTGATCTTCAGCTTGATTCAATGAATCATCCTTTATAAGCCCCACCGTGCGCCACTACTTTTCACCAACACCTTCCAAGCCTCCTCCACACCGCAACAGCCACGCCCAACCCCCCTGCCCAGCTCCTCCATGTCCTCAAACGAGAAGTAGCCCCATGCACACATCAACCTTCGTTGGAGGAGAATCGAACAAGACCACGTAGTACTGCCTAAGCTCCTCCTTGCCGTTACCACCCTACACCAAGAACCATCAACTACCACCTAGGGCCTCCACCTCACGCCGTTACTCCACGCCGCAGTCGACTGAAACATATTctgtttttctattaaaaaacaaagcatTCTGCCAACCACCACGAAAGCCCAGTCCTTCACCACCCTCTCGGCTGCTCCATGTCGTGCTGTGCCGCCGCGTAACCTCTATCCTGCAGTCTCTATCCCCGCCAATTTCTGCTCTAACCACTAGCTATTTGCCTCTCTTGGCCCCCCGAACTGCTAcctctcctcctcttctctcCACTGTTGGTCAATATAACGAAACCTAACTTTTTCCCCCACTATACAAGGCTCATGCCTTCGTGAGCCACTATCACAGGGTATCTCCACCCTCCTTGGTTGTTCTCTTGGTAGAACTCCCACTCTCTTTCTCTAGCTTCAATCCCTCCCTCAAGTTAGCTTTCTCTCACAGTGTTCTATTTTTCGTGGGGGTGTTTCGTCTGTGGGGAAGCTTGTTTCATGTTTCGTCTGTGGGGGTGTTTCAACGCACCATTTCATTATTGTACACGTGGAGGGATGGCTATGCGGGGGTTCCCAACCCGGGCGTAATTAGAGTTTTtcataggaaaatgctactcgGTCATTTAAGTTTACCACTCGACAGCTTAAGCTAGCAATGCCATGTGACACAATCAAGTCAtattaataggaaaaaaaaaattgaaacactCCGTTTTTTACCCTCAATTGTTAGGCATATTATCTTCGGATTCATTTcttgctttgttttttattaatagcAATGACTATAAAAACAAGTCAGATCAATTGTGATATTTCTTTGGCACAATAGAAAGACATGAAATTATGAATTTGGAAACAATGGAGATTGATCAAAACTTCTAGCAGCATTATTGTTTGGTAATGAGTTGAATCATacattttggaaatttattaaagaatttgataattttttatattcagtGAATCATTTTGCAGATGCTTGCaattatgataataaattaataattgtgataataaggaagaaaaaaaagtttttgtattttaatatgaCATGGCAATGTCACGTGGTACTGTCAAGTCAAGCGTTCTATCTGAGCAGTAAACTTATATGGCCGAGTAGCAACGTCcttctctattttattaatattatcgGAATATGGATAACTTTGGTATTCTAGTCTATTTATTAAATGTCACGTTAGTAAAATTGTATAATTTCAAGTTCTAATTTGAagatataaatatcatatttatacttccatcttaattatatatggatTGTCGTGACGGCCAGAGACTAAGGTgccatttggatagtaagatgagattagatgagttgaaagttgaataaaatattgttagaatattattttataatcttattattgttttgaaaattgaaaaaaattaaattgtttattatattttatgtgaaaatttaaaaaaattgtaatgatgagataagatgaaatattttcagtatCCGAACAAATccaatataattcaaatttggTATCTTTCCCTTGTATATCTAGGGCCgtgatctcttttttttttttttttttctctacaaTGAAATCATACTtatctagaaaagaaaaaatgacacCCAGAGGACAGAATGACACatgaaaacactttttattaCTTGAAATCCTGTGTGTGGTTCAATCAACAGCCACAGGCtttgtttttagttattaaatTGGGATCAAGGAGCCCTTGTTATAAATTATTCACCGAGTTATTCATGGAATCTCAAATATCTTTTGACGCCTTTTAAGACTTTTTGTCGTGTCTAGGTTGATAAGAGGCTCAGGTTGCCTGCATGCTCGAGAAGATTGCTGGGTTTCTTAAAGATCAGATACAAAAGTTCAAAATGTCAATTCGGAGAGACGAAGACTGATTAACCACTCCTCTTGAGATGGGGACCACTTCATCTTTTGTAGTTGTCCACTACGATGATGTCGATAGAAGgatatatacttatttatttcataGGATCAGTAAGAGCAAACATGTTCACCCTGATATTTCACTTCACAAACAAGACATCCATATGGCGTAAGCAAGAGAGTAGCGTGATGAATCTAAATACATGTCTTTCTTTTGGTCAAACCCAAACTGTGTTTTATTTCTTGCTCGATCCATCTGTCCTTAAatgcacaaaaacaatgttGTTGTACCCCCGGCTTATTCTGATCTTGTCGTCGCTATATCTGCAACAAGTAAATTCAGTTATCTTCCAATTCTGCAATTTATGACTATATATTAATTGGTTGTAAATGAACAGCAAAAGGCAGTGATGTTGAATGAATAGTCTTACAGTAGCTCCAAGTTAAACTTGCTTTCCATCTCTATAGGATATCCAAAGGGGCCGCCAAGTATTACAGCATCGTCCATTGTAAGTTCATATACGTTTTTGCCAGATTTCCTGCCGAAATGTGCAACAGCATGAATCATTCCAAccaatgtttaaaaaaaaaaaaaaaaaaaaaaaactgctctTCAAGATGCCTGGTATGGCAATCGGCAAGCTGTGAGGAACTTACACAAATTTACCAAGCATGGAGAATCTGAGCCCCAGGAAGATGTCAACCAGAAACTTTATTTGTCCATTTTCCTTGACAATCTATAGGAGTAGCATTTTAAGATTGTGGAAGTGATTAATCATCTCAGAAAATCCTATTACACGATCTGTATAATTGACTGAGCGCTCTTATTATTGACTCACCTGCTTACCCATAAGACCGTTGGCAGCATTCTCTATCCAACTATCTGTCTCTATCTACAGAGTGAAAGGGGATCGATGAGTTTAGCTCGGCTCGAAAAGTTTGTCAAGTTTAAAAGAGACAGGCATTCTTCTCATGACGGCAATGAGTTCACGACGGACACTAGCAATGAGTACAGCTAcgtaatttgaaattttgtgcaaATGCAGTACATAATACTAACTTTTGTAAATGGTGGTGTTAGTAGTAGTTCCTGCTTAGAGATACAGAGGAGTAGAACATAGAAGTTACTACCTAGTCCCAACTGAGCTATAAAATCTTATTCTTGTCTGGTGATCTTACTCTATTAAGAGCCATATTTGATGACTAGATTCTTCATTACTTTAAGCAATGCCTTCATATTGGATGGCTGAAGCATAAAGGAGGACTTCGTTAGGAGTTTCTTGACGTTTGGGAACTGATTACAGAAGCTACTAGCGGTCTATCTGGTTAAACTTGTCATGTTTACAGAGAAGTCAATGGTGCTGCTGATTTCTTTGCAAGGAGTCGAGCCAGAGGGGAATTCTATTCAGTATTTTGCTCAGGACAGTATTCTAAAAGAAGTTGAAGGAACTCTTTGATTAGAGAGTGGGGTGTTTCTACTTGAGATGTAAATAAGTTTTCTATGTTTAGTTTTTGTAGATTGGGCTTCCTTCTGGTTCTGCATCTGTTTCTGCTCTCTAATTCTGAGGGCTGACTaataaagtttttctttcttctaaaaaaaaaaaaagcaatgtCTTCATATCCACTTCGTCTAAATTTGCACCATAATGCTCTGAATTGCCATCGTAGCCTCTTGCCAGAATATCAAAAACCATGTCTACCACAAAAGCATGGCTGGTTTTGCAGCCATCTTCAGGCATTTCTTGTTGGCTTTCTGTGCAAGACAATCGTCTCCATGTATTCTTGTTGATGTAACTAAATAATGAGGTGATGTTATGATCTTTAGAAGAGAGTACCTGTGAACTccatatcatttgccattcaccTTCTTGGAGTTCAGTTTCATCTCTACTTAGATTCTGATGCAAGGAGATAAACTCATCGATTGCCTGCCAAAGTGATTAATAGGGCTGACCCAAATCAGCAATAGAGCAACATTTTCCATGACATGTAATGTAAAAAATGTATCGGCATCTTTACCTCTCTAACTCCTGTACCCGTGGAAATGGCTGATATCAATCTTTGCCTTGGTACAGTCTTCTTTTGCAGGACGAATGTGGTGCCCTGCACTACAGAGACATTACTGGATATCCTTAGCATTTATCAAATCAAATAAGAGGAGGTTCTGGCAAGGGTTTTTACCTGAGCACAAGTACTGAAGTAAAAGTATCAAGGAACAAACGAAGTGCCCATTTACCTTATTTCCTCTTGAGACACGGAGGTCTCCAGAAGGGGACAGGTACGTGGTATCCAACCAACCCTTTGCTTCATCTCCAAGAAGTCTAAAAGGCACTGGATATGGAACCTTAAAGggtaaaaacttaaaagaaaaggcTGCTCGATCAAACTGGAAAAGTATTCGTTTACCATCTTTAATTGATGCTGCTGCCTGAATAGAACCAAAAGATAATTCATGATATAAGAGAGatgaattttgaatataattattgCTTTGCAGGTGAATGAAATTGAGCCTTAAGGCCATGTCAATGATATATGCTTTGAATTGAGAGTATCGATATAtatctacaagaaaaataagcatttgtgACTATAATGACTATTTGCGACAAAACACTCATTTTGacaggaaataatcattttcgctATAAATAACTAGTAaaaaataagcagttttcttgtaagtTTGGTAActgcatatttattttcatgtcttAAGTATAGCATTTCTATATTATTGCTGAAGAGGCTTAGGTGGCAATCCTTGCCGTAAGTAATTTAACccaaaaaagtaagaaaaattctaaatataagccccacaccctgcacacccacttaaaaacatgtgattttacttttttatcctcatatttcatattgaattaaaagtaaaatcacatatttttaagtgggtgtgcagggtgtgaggcttctgtgtagcacaactcaAAAAGTAAATATGAAAGCTAAGAAATTGAAGTCATACCTCTACTTTCAGCTCACCTATTACATCAGAgaattttatgatattggaTACACGCGGATCATTCGTCCGAAGGTAAACCTCTTGAAACACGCTAAAGAAGTCAACCCCCACAAACGTTCTCTGCAGAAACATACATGGGAAGTGTGCGTATTGGTTTATTTCGAGATTTTAAAGCTTCTATTTGGCACTTGGGAAGAATAGATCAAAAGAAACGAGATAATTAAGATGCATGATTCTCAATGGAGTTCAtctagaaaatggaaaaatatgatCTATACAATCTTATCAAGGCATTTGAGAGGCAGGGGTTCGAAGTCTGACCTGAATTGGAGATGCTGTTTGAGGTCTAGTTGTAAACATCAGTTGCCACCGACCTTCAATCAAACTAGAGCTTGTCTGCAGATGTTCAAGGCATAGTCAATTCTGTGGAATAGACATGTATATAGGACTagaagatattattattttctacacCCAAAACCTCAGTGGCAGCAAATAAACACTAGTACTATATTGCAGCAGAATTTCCTGGTTTTCCAATTGAAGGATAGAAAATCAATTTAGGCTTTAGTTTTCTCAAGCTCTACTATGATGTAAACAAACAAACTCGGCTAACTTCTTGTCATAAATGACATCTTGAAATTTAGCAcaaaacagaagaagaaaacaatctTAATACATAAAACAACACACCGGATCAGGCACGCCTTCAAAACCTTCTAGAACTTGCACGGCACGATCAACATCCTGCAGAAAATCTTTCATACTATATCAAAATTGATAAAAGATCAGAAAGCACGTAAATTCATAAGAAATAGGTTAGAGCTTAATGCAGCccggaaaaaaaaacaaaaaaaaagtgtaagaaGCACTGTACACTGAGTTGTTGAGTAGAAGCAGAGCGGCCTCGGCCCTGGATCCCAATAAGCGCTTCAATGAGCTTGTTTTCTTGTTCGTTGAATGAAACCTGTTGCTGCTCGTCCACAACATTAGATCCATTAACAGTAACATTTCTGCGAATACTGCTATAGGAGGAGTCGAAGAGCTTAGTACTTTTGTACCGAAGATTTCTTGTCTTGAACATGGGTGAGAATGTGGGTGTTGGGTTCCATTGAAATCCTAGATTTGTTGTATAGACTTTGAGAGCCATTGcacagaggaggaggagatgaatTTGGTTCTTAGCTTAGTACTGTGGTATACAGTTAAAACCGTTGGATTATCAATGTAGATGGTGCTTACGTGGAAATTTTTGGATCAGACACGTGTTTGTTATCTATCCTTCAGGGTTTAGATTCTTGGAGCAAGCGAGCGAGTGGCAGTAGATGCATATAAAGTTCAATGGGCCGAGTTCGGTCGGCTCAACGAACCATTGATGGGCCAAATTAAGGTCCTCTCTCACCATGCAATAGAAATGCATGCTTTTCTAGCGTCTTGATCGGTAGCAAAACGACGTGTCGTGAAAGGAAAGCAACTCTTGTTTTtggaagagaaaatatatttataaccgTAAATTAtgcaaccgtcgcgtaatcatttttaaaaaaataaataaaacatgatatttacatgaaaaaaattaattttttaatagtgaatctcattttttttcaaaacgaataTGTGATTTTTACACACTTTACAGTTGCATTTTGAGGTGTTGGAGATTGCCAGAGGTACCAAGGGATAAGGCTTAGATGCATTGAAAGTTTTATAATGCATGCACTATATAATAGAAAAGTATTATTTATGAGGTTAATGCTAGTGATGTAAGTACTACAGCTCATGCAGTACTAGTAGTACTCAACCAGTGTGCGCATGCACTactatatattgatatatagaaTTAGCTGCATTGATGTTAATGATACGTGCAGACACCAAACACATCAGTACTGATTTTAATATTACCGACCTTTTTGTATGGTAATAGATTGGTGGGTTTCGAGTTGTCAGATTGCTTAAAATATGTAAGTTTTTCATGCAATTTCTCAACTGCAGCGCACTTAAAAGACTAGTAGTGCATGTACATCTAAAAGCCTCTTTCCTACCATTTGTCTCACACTGTTATGTTGTACATGCAGTAATTAGAATGTTtgttgcgtttgaatgttgagctgaatTCAGTTGAGCttagttatttatgaataatagtgagttgagtagtgaaaaaaattatgtagaacctatctaaactgagtttaaaatatgtttagatgttaagatgagtttaatattttttataagaagttgaaaaagattgtgagtctcacgtgtaaaagaattttgaattaacataaatttaataatttgagagttgagtatttaaatattaaaattaatttaaaattaaactaaatttcAACTTAATCTTACAACCAAATACAGCTTTAGATTTAAGTTTTGTCAGCATTAGCTTTTTGGTTTTTGACAACTTTGACTGATCATTGATGGCTGACTTTCTTTTTTGACTATGCTTCGATAACTACTTCCATACTAATTTCCTTACAATATTCTTGAgattaatttagtaattaaaactGGTTAGGATCATGagagagatgaaaattttggtagTGTCCTTGTGTGGCATTCTGCTCCCTATTTGTCT is drawn from Juglans regia cultivar Chandler chromosome 5, Walnut 2.0, whole genome shotgun sequence and contains these coding sequences:
- the LOC109020932 gene encoding probable plastid-lipid-associated protein 12, chloroplastic, whose amino-acid sequence is MALKVYTTNLGFQWNPTPTFSPMFKTRNLRYKSTKLFDSSYSSIRRNVTVNGSNVVDEQQQVSFNEQENKLIEALIGIQGRGRSASTQQLSDVDRAVQVLEGFEGVPDPTSSSLIEGRWQLMFTTRPQTASPIQRTFVGVDFFSVFQEVYLRTNDPRVSNIIKFSDVIGELKVEAAASIKDGKRILFQFDRAAFSFKFLPFKVPYPVPFRLLGDEAKGWLDTTYLSPSGDLRVSRGNKGTTFVLQKKTVPRQRLISAISTGTGVREAIDEFISLHQNLSRDETELQEGEWQMIWSSQIETDSWIENAANGLMGKQIVKENGQIKFLVDIFLGLRFSMLGKFVKSGKNVYELTMDDAVILGGPFGYPIEMESKFNLELLYSDDKIRISRGYNNIVFVHLRTDGSSKK
- the LOC109020929 gene encoding uncharacterized protein LOC109020929 codes for the protein MNDQSQMMNQQPSQMLNQMISQPPPPQIQMMAQSQAQQPQIMMMNQSKQQSQPLPMLNRGYNKVWPQHASMDHPSNKFHSSSSLKPNYTAALKPGRSNWKGKKVPDKHKNPRRMEKSMSIPMPMPNPAITGPSGSGGGYKPPALYELQSQNRFKSRKFHQKKKYNNRVAPYAPRNTTSFIIRAKKTGGIADLVSPCPVTPAVLPTPIFSPSREVLGDMAKEEWGVDGYGSMKGLIRLRSPGGNEHEEEEEDENGGSSESDVEEHVEVERRLDHDLSRFEMIYPNYSGFEYHNVLENRVDDQDSHIAQLEEENLTLKERLFLMERELGDLRRRLQFLERQNQVMGDVNEEVVENGSENESEGGLDAPALMGFENNADMEYVPGKGVKERTTDNENDVASGNEGVSGVCMEEFEERNELLPKEVIADENKPKGEQIVKENVVKDADMRTESVRNEVIAVENDAKNEERRNELLPNEAAIAEEVKVEKVANKFVSDVELTSVNDGTGIEKAMDKIVVGENEFTNEELRNVFSEKSIGDGD